The following coding sequences are from one Primulina eburnea isolate SZY01 chromosome 15, ASM2296580v1, whole genome shotgun sequence window:
- the LOC140814747 gene encoding flowering time control protein FCA isoform X2, with translation MDKFDKHRAGDRYITNSDDPRNYNDSIRRGGGDPPGYAYRQENFRGSGGGHGGSAQRGGFISGGDAWEDLRPFESSPRHPLPHGGGDGGLGGGLRPIGDNVGDFPPMVGGEKIGGGFRPMGGSGRGFRPIGGAVGGEFRAIGGGADGARFGPVGGGGGDRFRPVGAADGERFQSMGGGNGERFHPTSGGGDGERFGAMGGGGRDDDMFGAMVSGGFDGERLQQMGGGGRDDVGKFWPRGSDASSLRPIGGGVKGGGDEMFRSVDRDDGGFGLDYNRGTPPFLSGQKRGYSFYARERSPDQFDGGSFVKLFVGSVPRTATEVDIRPLFDKHGRVLEVALIKDKRTGQQQGCCFIKYASSEEADRAIKALHNQYILPGGLGPIQVRYADGERERLGATEFKLFVGSLNKNATEKEVEEIFLPYGRVEDVYLMRDETKQSRGCGFVKYSQREMAQAAINALNGIYTMRGCDQPLNVRFADPKRPRPGESRGAPGFGGMGFGPRFHAPGIRSGTDLSESLHAHIPPNSWPPASSVGPPSTRGMHGFGKQLPARSGDVTVSSVPGPIGGLPGNSNGSLSGPVVSASIAQKLFKSPQHLTSSLQSMPPNIASANTQSLPGSKIQLGSVRMPHPAGETSGNHEPSSRQLRGFNGQPHIPQSQGQHHASLTPGHAPGLANQQLLVQQFQSVSQSPSSHLAQMLSQQKQTLQATFQSSQQAFNQLQQQVQQLQPSNQNLNAHQGQQAIKQQFPWAGMASQVVANTPSVQQAGDAAPTTSASFSVPAMDPAMGIVNSIWTEHTSPDGYKYYYNSSTGESKWEKPEELMRDEQSRQHNKSSSQHPQMQSQTQGPSMQQFPLKQVLQGQHQPHLQNEMQPLLHSSQLSSGQGVSAKQSSKELGYAQTPVGIGPGNDPTRYQQHIPVSQEWMWKNKPSGT, from the exons ATGGATAAGTTTGACAAGCATAGAGCTGGGGATAGGTACATCACTAACTCTGATGATCCCCGTAACTACAACGATAGCATCAGACGGGGCGGAGGCGACCCTCCGGGCTACGCCTATCGTCAGGAAAATTTTAGAGGAAGCGGCGGAGGACATGGTGGTTCTGCTCAGCGAGGCGGATTTATCAGTGGTGGTGATGCGTGGGAAGATCTCAGGCCATTTGAGAGTTCACCACGCCACCCTTTGCCGCATGGTGGTGGTGATGGCGGCCTTGGTGGAGGATTGAGACCAATTGGTGATAATGTTGGAGATTTCCCACCGATGGTTGGTGGTGAGAAAATTGGTGGAGGATTTCGACCTATGGGGGGGAGCGGTAGAGGATTTCGACCAATTGGAGGTGCTGTTGGAGGAGAATTCCGAGCAATTGGGGGTGGTGCTGATGGTGCAAGGTTTGGACCAGTGGGTGGTGGCGGGGGTGACAGATTTAGACCAGTGGGTGCGGCTGATGGCGAGAGGTTTCAATCAATGGGTGGGGGTAATGGTGAAAGGTTTCACCCAACGAGTGGAGGTGGTGACGGTGAAAGGTTTGGAGCAATGGGTGGTGGTGGGCGCGACGATGACATGTTTGGAGCAATGGTCAGTGGTGGGTTTGATGGTGAAAGACTTCAACAGATGGGTGGTGGTGGTAGAGATGATGTCGGAAAGTTTTGGCCAAGGGGCAGTGATGCTAGCAGTTTAAGACCAATTGGTGGTGGTGTCAAGGGCGGTGGTGATGAAATGTTCCGATCAGTGGATAGAGATGATGGAGGATTTGGTTTGGACTATAACCGCGGAACGCCACCCTTTCTTTCTGGGCAGAAGCGAGGATATTCTTTTTATGCTAGAGAAAGGTCCCCAG ACCAATTTGATGGAGGTAGTTTTGTCAAGCTTTTCGTTGGATCTGTTCCAAGGACTGCCACTGAAGTAGAT ATACGACCTTTGTTTGACAAACATGGACGTGTTCTGGAGGTCGCCTTAATCAAGGATAAGAGGACTGGTCAACAACAAG GATgctgtttcatcaaatatgctTCTTCTGAAGAGGCTGATAGAGCCATCAAAGCTCTGCATAATCAGTATATTTTGCCAGGG GGATTGGGTCCAATACAAGTCAGATATGCAGATGGAGAGCGAGAGCGTCTTG GTGCAACTGAGTTCAAGTTATTTGTTGGGTCATTGAACAAAAATGCTACCGAAAAGGAAGTCGAAGAA atttttctcCCTTATGGTAGAGTTGAAGATGTCTATCTTATGCGTGATGAGACGAAGCAGAGCCGTG GATGTGGATTTGTCAAATACTCTCAAAGAGAGATGGCACAGGCAGCCATCAATGCTCTTAATGGAATATACACTATGAGA GGATGCGATCAACCATTAAATGTAAGGTTTGCTGACCCTAAAAGACCTAGACCTGGGGAGTCGAG AGGTGCTCCTGGTTTTGGCGGTATGGGTTTTGGGCCTCGTTTTCATGCTCCAGGGATCAG ATCAGGAACAGACCTCAGTGAGTCTCTCCATGCCCATATTCCTCCTAATTCATGGCCTCCAGCAAGCAGCGTAGGACCACCTTCTACTCGTGGCATGCATGGGTTTGgtaaacagttacctgctagaTCTGGGGATGTGACAGTCTCTTCCGTTCCA GGTCCTATTGGAGGCCTTCCTGGAAATTCCAATGGTTCACTTTCTGGACCCGTAGTATCTGCTTCTATTGCACAG AAGTTGTTCAAGTCACCGCAGCATTTGACATCTTCTTTGCAGTCAATGCCTCCAAATATAGCTTCTGCCAACACCCAGAGTTTGCCAGGATCAAAAATACAACTTGGTTCAGTGCGGATGCCTCACCCTGCTGGTGAAACTTCTGGAAATCATGAGCCATCATCACGACAGTTGCGTGGATTTAATGGGCAGCCACATATTCCTCAGTCTCAAGGTCAGCATCACGCATCATTGACTCCAGGACATGCACCTGGCTTGGCGAATCAACAACTTCTTGTGCAGCAATTTCAATCTGTCAGTCAATCACCATCATCACATTTGGCTCAAATGCTATCACAACAGAAACAAACACTACAGGCTACCTTTCAGTCATCACAACAGGCCTTTAACCAGTTGCAACAGCAAGTGCAGCAGCTACAGCCGTCAAATCAGAATTTAAATGCCCATCAAGGTCAACAAGCTATTAAGCAGCAG TTTCCTTGGGCTGGAATGGCATCACAGGTTGTTGCCAATACCCCTAGTGTGCAGCAGGCAGGAGATGCAGCTCCTACTACTTCTGCTTCATTTTCTGTACCTGCTATGGATCCAGCTATGGGTATTGTTAATTCTATTTGGACGGAGCATACTTCCCCTGATGGATACAAGTATTACTACAACAGCTCGACTGGTGAAAGCAAG TGGGAAAAACCTGAAGAGTTAATGAGAGATGAGCAGTCACGGCAACATAATAAGTCATCTAGCCAACATCCCCAAATGCAGTCTCAGACACAAGGACCATCCATGCAACAATTTCCACTGAAGCAAGTACTTCAAGGTCAACATCAACCACATCTACAAAACGAGATGCAACCGTTGCTGCACTCTTCTCAATTATCTTCG GGTCAGGGAGTTTCAGCCAAACAAAGTTCCAAG GAACTAGGTTATGCTCAAACACCTGTAGGCATTGGTCCAGGGAATGATCCAACACGCTATCAGCAG CACATTCCGGTTTCTCAGGAGTGGATGTGGAAGAATAAGCCTTCAG GAACCTGA
- the LOC140814747 gene encoding flowering time control protein FCA isoform X3, whose protein sequence is MDKFDKHRAGDRYITNSDDPRNYNDSIRRGGGDPPGYAYRQENFRGSGGGHGGSAQRGGFISGGDAWEDLRPFESSPRHPLPHGGGDGGLGGGLRPIGDNVGDFPPMVGGEKIGGGFRPMGGSGRGFRPIGGAVGGEFRAIGGGADGARFGPVGGGGGDRFRPVGAADGERFQSMGGGNGERFHPTSGGGDGERFGAMGGGGRDDDMFGAMVSGGFDGERLQQMGGGGRDDVGKFWPRGSDASSLRPIGGGVKGGGDEMFRSVDRDDGGFGLDYNRGTPPFLSGQKRGYSFYARERSPDQFDGGSFVKLFVGSVPRTATEVDIRPLFDKHGRVLEVALIKDKRTGQQQGCCFIKYASSEEADRAIKALHNQYILPGGLGPIQVRYADGERERLGATEFKLFVGSLNKNATEKEVEEIFLPYGRVEDVYLMRDETKQSRGCGFVKYSQREMAQAAINALNGIYTMRGCDQPLNVRFADPKRPRPGESRGAPGFGGMGFGPRFHAPGIRSGTDLSESLHAHIPPNSWPPASSVGPPSTRGMHGFGKQLPARSGDVTVSSVPGPIGGLPGNSNGSLSGPVVSASIAQSMPPNIASANTQSLPGSKIQLGSVRMPHPAGETSGNHEPSSRQLRGFNGQPHIPQSQGQHHASLTPGHAPGLANQQLLVQQFQSVSQSPSSHLAQMLSQQKQTLQATFQSSQQAFNQLQQQVQQLQPSNQNLNAHQGQQAIKQQFPWAGMASQVVANTPSVQQAGDAAPTTSASFSVPAMDPAMGIVNSIWTEHTSPDGYKYYYNSSTGESKWEKPEELMRDEQSRQHNKSSSQHPQMQSQTQGPSMQQFPLKQVLQGQHQPHLQNEMQPLLHSSQLSSYQGQGVSAKQSSKELGYAQTPVGIGPGNDPTRYQQHIPVSQEWMWKNKPSGT, encoded by the exons ATGGATAAGTTTGACAAGCATAGAGCTGGGGATAGGTACATCACTAACTCTGATGATCCCCGTAACTACAACGATAGCATCAGACGGGGCGGAGGCGACCCTCCGGGCTACGCCTATCGTCAGGAAAATTTTAGAGGAAGCGGCGGAGGACATGGTGGTTCTGCTCAGCGAGGCGGATTTATCAGTGGTGGTGATGCGTGGGAAGATCTCAGGCCATTTGAGAGTTCACCACGCCACCCTTTGCCGCATGGTGGTGGTGATGGCGGCCTTGGTGGAGGATTGAGACCAATTGGTGATAATGTTGGAGATTTCCCACCGATGGTTGGTGGTGAGAAAATTGGTGGAGGATTTCGACCTATGGGGGGGAGCGGTAGAGGATTTCGACCAATTGGAGGTGCTGTTGGAGGAGAATTCCGAGCAATTGGGGGTGGTGCTGATGGTGCAAGGTTTGGACCAGTGGGTGGTGGCGGGGGTGACAGATTTAGACCAGTGGGTGCGGCTGATGGCGAGAGGTTTCAATCAATGGGTGGGGGTAATGGTGAAAGGTTTCACCCAACGAGTGGAGGTGGTGACGGTGAAAGGTTTGGAGCAATGGGTGGTGGTGGGCGCGACGATGACATGTTTGGAGCAATGGTCAGTGGTGGGTTTGATGGTGAAAGACTTCAACAGATGGGTGGTGGTGGTAGAGATGATGTCGGAAAGTTTTGGCCAAGGGGCAGTGATGCTAGCAGTTTAAGACCAATTGGTGGTGGTGTCAAGGGCGGTGGTGATGAAATGTTCCGATCAGTGGATAGAGATGATGGAGGATTTGGTTTGGACTATAACCGCGGAACGCCACCCTTTCTTTCTGGGCAGAAGCGAGGATATTCTTTTTATGCTAGAGAAAGGTCCCCAG ACCAATTTGATGGAGGTAGTTTTGTCAAGCTTTTCGTTGGATCTGTTCCAAGGACTGCCACTGAAGTAGAT ATACGACCTTTGTTTGACAAACATGGACGTGTTCTGGAGGTCGCCTTAATCAAGGATAAGAGGACTGGTCAACAACAAG GATgctgtttcatcaaatatgctTCTTCTGAAGAGGCTGATAGAGCCATCAAAGCTCTGCATAATCAGTATATTTTGCCAGGG GGATTGGGTCCAATACAAGTCAGATATGCAGATGGAGAGCGAGAGCGTCTTG GTGCAACTGAGTTCAAGTTATTTGTTGGGTCATTGAACAAAAATGCTACCGAAAAGGAAGTCGAAGAA atttttctcCCTTATGGTAGAGTTGAAGATGTCTATCTTATGCGTGATGAGACGAAGCAGAGCCGTG GATGTGGATTTGTCAAATACTCTCAAAGAGAGATGGCACAGGCAGCCATCAATGCTCTTAATGGAATATACACTATGAGA GGATGCGATCAACCATTAAATGTAAGGTTTGCTGACCCTAAAAGACCTAGACCTGGGGAGTCGAG AGGTGCTCCTGGTTTTGGCGGTATGGGTTTTGGGCCTCGTTTTCATGCTCCAGGGATCAG ATCAGGAACAGACCTCAGTGAGTCTCTCCATGCCCATATTCCTCCTAATTCATGGCCTCCAGCAAGCAGCGTAGGACCACCTTCTACTCGTGGCATGCATGGGTTTGgtaaacagttacctgctagaTCTGGGGATGTGACAGTCTCTTCCGTTCCA GGTCCTATTGGAGGCCTTCCTGGAAATTCCAATGGTTCACTTTCTGGACCCGTAGTATCTGCTTCTATTGCACAG TCAATGCCTCCAAATATAGCTTCTGCCAACACCCAGAGTTTGCCAGGATCAAAAATACAACTTGGTTCAGTGCGGATGCCTCACCCTGCTGGTGAAACTTCTGGAAATCATGAGCCATCATCACGACAGTTGCGTGGATTTAATGGGCAGCCACATATTCCTCAGTCTCAAGGTCAGCATCACGCATCATTGACTCCAGGACATGCACCTGGCTTGGCGAATCAACAACTTCTTGTGCAGCAATTTCAATCTGTCAGTCAATCACCATCATCACATTTGGCTCAAATGCTATCACAACAGAAACAAACACTACAGGCTACCTTTCAGTCATCACAACAGGCCTTTAACCAGTTGCAACAGCAAGTGCAGCAGCTACAGCCGTCAAATCAGAATTTAAATGCCCATCAAGGTCAACAAGCTATTAAGCAGCAG TTTCCTTGGGCTGGAATGGCATCACAGGTTGTTGCCAATACCCCTAGTGTGCAGCAGGCAGGAGATGCAGCTCCTACTACTTCTGCTTCATTTTCTGTACCTGCTATGGATCCAGCTATGGGTATTGTTAATTCTATTTGGACGGAGCATACTTCCCCTGATGGATACAAGTATTACTACAACAGCTCGACTGGTGAAAGCAAG TGGGAAAAACCTGAAGAGTTAATGAGAGATGAGCAGTCACGGCAACATAATAAGTCATCTAGCCAACATCCCCAAATGCAGTCTCAGACACAAGGACCATCCATGCAACAATTTCCACTGAAGCAAGTACTTCAAGGTCAACATCAACCACATCTACAAAACGAGATGCAACCGTTGCTGCACTCTTCTCAATTATCTTCG TACCAGGGTCAGGGAGTTTCAGCCAAACAAAGTTCCAAG GAACTAGGTTATGCTCAAACACCTGTAGGCATTGGTCCAGGGAATGATCCAACACGCTATCAGCAG CACATTCCGGTTTCTCAGGAGTGGATGTGGAAGAATAAGCCTTCAG GAACCTGA
- the LOC140814747 gene encoding flowering time control protein FCA isoform X1 — MDKFDKHRAGDRYITNSDDPRNYNDSIRRGGGDPPGYAYRQENFRGSGGGHGGSAQRGGFISGGDAWEDLRPFESSPRHPLPHGGGDGGLGGGLRPIGDNVGDFPPMVGGEKIGGGFRPMGGSGRGFRPIGGAVGGEFRAIGGGADGARFGPVGGGGGDRFRPVGAADGERFQSMGGGNGERFHPTSGGGDGERFGAMGGGGRDDDMFGAMVSGGFDGERLQQMGGGGRDDVGKFWPRGSDASSLRPIGGGVKGGGDEMFRSVDRDDGGFGLDYNRGTPPFLSGQKRGYSFYARERSPDQFDGGSFVKLFVGSVPRTATEVDIRPLFDKHGRVLEVALIKDKRTGQQQGCCFIKYASSEEADRAIKALHNQYILPGGLGPIQVRYADGERERLGATEFKLFVGSLNKNATEKEVEEIFLPYGRVEDVYLMRDETKQSRGCGFVKYSQREMAQAAINALNGIYTMRGCDQPLNVRFADPKRPRPGESRGAPGFGGMGFGPRFHAPGIRSGTDLSESLHAHIPPNSWPPASSVGPPSTRGMHGFGKQLPARSGDVTVSSVPGPIGGLPGNSNGSLSGPVVSASIAQKLFKSPQHLTSSLQSMPPNIASANTQSLPGSKIQLGSVRMPHPAGETSGNHEPSSRQLRGFNGQPHIPQSQGQHHASLTPGHAPGLANQQLLVQQFQSVSQSPSSHLAQMLSQQKQTLQATFQSSQQAFNQLQQQVQQLQPSNQNLNAHQGQQAIKQQFPWAGMASQVVANTPSVQQAGDAAPTTSASFSVPAMDPAMGIVNSIWTEHTSPDGYKYYYNSSTGESKWEKPEELMRDEQSRQHNKSSSQHPQMQSQTQGPSMQQFPLKQVLQGQHQPHLQNEMQPLLHSSQLSSYQGQGVSAKQSSKELGYAQTPVGIGPGNDPTRYQQHIPVSQEWMWKNKPSGT, encoded by the exons ATGGATAAGTTTGACAAGCATAGAGCTGGGGATAGGTACATCACTAACTCTGATGATCCCCGTAACTACAACGATAGCATCAGACGGGGCGGAGGCGACCCTCCGGGCTACGCCTATCGTCAGGAAAATTTTAGAGGAAGCGGCGGAGGACATGGTGGTTCTGCTCAGCGAGGCGGATTTATCAGTGGTGGTGATGCGTGGGAAGATCTCAGGCCATTTGAGAGTTCACCACGCCACCCTTTGCCGCATGGTGGTGGTGATGGCGGCCTTGGTGGAGGATTGAGACCAATTGGTGATAATGTTGGAGATTTCCCACCGATGGTTGGTGGTGAGAAAATTGGTGGAGGATTTCGACCTATGGGGGGGAGCGGTAGAGGATTTCGACCAATTGGAGGTGCTGTTGGAGGAGAATTCCGAGCAATTGGGGGTGGTGCTGATGGTGCAAGGTTTGGACCAGTGGGTGGTGGCGGGGGTGACAGATTTAGACCAGTGGGTGCGGCTGATGGCGAGAGGTTTCAATCAATGGGTGGGGGTAATGGTGAAAGGTTTCACCCAACGAGTGGAGGTGGTGACGGTGAAAGGTTTGGAGCAATGGGTGGTGGTGGGCGCGACGATGACATGTTTGGAGCAATGGTCAGTGGTGGGTTTGATGGTGAAAGACTTCAACAGATGGGTGGTGGTGGTAGAGATGATGTCGGAAAGTTTTGGCCAAGGGGCAGTGATGCTAGCAGTTTAAGACCAATTGGTGGTGGTGTCAAGGGCGGTGGTGATGAAATGTTCCGATCAGTGGATAGAGATGATGGAGGATTTGGTTTGGACTATAACCGCGGAACGCCACCCTTTCTTTCTGGGCAGAAGCGAGGATATTCTTTTTATGCTAGAGAAAGGTCCCCAG ACCAATTTGATGGAGGTAGTTTTGTCAAGCTTTTCGTTGGATCTGTTCCAAGGACTGCCACTGAAGTAGAT ATACGACCTTTGTTTGACAAACATGGACGTGTTCTGGAGGTCGCCTTAATCAAGGATAAGAGGACTGGTCAACAACAAG GATgctgtttcatcaaatatgctTCTTCTGAAGAGGCTGATAGAGCCATCAAAGCTCTGCATAATCAGTATATTTTGCCAGGG GGATTGGGTCCAATACAAGTCAGATATGCAGATGGAGAGCGAGAGCGTCTTG GTGCAACTGAGTTCAAGTTATTTGTTGGGTCATTGAACAAAAATGCTACCGAAAAGGAAGTCGAAGAA atttttctcCCTTATGGTAGAGTTGAAGATGTCTATCTTATGCGTGATGAGACGAAGCAGAGCCGTG GATGTGGATTTGTCAAATACTCTCAAAGAGAGATGGCACAGGCAGCCATCAATGCTCTTAATGGAATATACACTATGAGA GGATGCGATCAACCATTAAATGTAAGGTTTGCTGACCCTAAAAGACCTAGACCTGGGGAGTCGAG AGGTGCTCCTGGTTTTGGCGGTATGGGTTTTGGGCCTCGTTTTCATGCTCCAGGGATCAG ATCAGGAACAGACCTCAGTGAGTCTCTCCATGCCCATATTCCTCCTAATTCATGGCCTCCAGCAAGCAGCGTAGGACCACCTTCTACTCGTGGCATGCATGGGTTTGgtaaacagttacctgctagaTCTGGGGATGTGACAGTCTCTTCCGTTCCA GGTCCTATTGGAGGCCTTCCTGGAAATTCCAATGGTTCACTTTCTGGACCCGTAGTATCTGCTTCTATTGCACAG AAGTTGTTCAAGTCACCGCAGCATTTGACATCTTCTTTGCAGTCAATGCCTCCAAATATAGCTTCTGCCAACACCCAGAGTTTGCCAGGATCAAAAATACAACTTGGTTCAGTGCGGATGCCTCACCCTGCTGGTGAAACTTCTGGAAATCATGAGCCATCATCACGACAGTTGCGTGGATTTAATGGGCAGCCACATATTCCTCAGTCTCAAGGTCAGCATCACGCATCATTGACTCCAGGACATGCACCTGGCTTGGCGAATCAACAACTTCTTGTGCAGCAATTTCAATCTGTCAGTCAATCACCATCATCACATTTGGCTCAAATGCTATCACAACAGAAACAAACACTACAGGCTACCTTTCAGTCATCACAACAGGCCTTTAACCAGTTGCAACAGCAAGTGCAGCAGCTACAGCCGTCAAATCAGAATTTAAATGCCCATCAAGGTCAACAAGCTATTAAGCAGCAG TTTCCTTGGGCTGGAATGGCATCACAGGTTGTTGCCAATACCCCTAGTGTGCAGCAGGCAGGAGATGCAGCTCCTACTACTTCTGCTTCATTTTCTGTACCTGCTATGGATCCAGCTATGGGTATTGTTAATTCTATTTGGACGGAGCATACTTCCCCTGATGGATACAAGTATTACTACAACAGCTCGACTGGTGAAAGCAAG TGGGAAAAACCTGAAGAGTTAATGAGAGATGAGCAGTCACGGCAACATAATAAGTCATCTAGCCAACATCCCCAAATGCAGTCTCAGACACAAGGACCATCCATGCAACAATTTCCACTGAAGCAAGTACTTCAAGGTCAACATCAACCACATCTACAAAACGAGATGCAACCGTTGCTGCACTCTTCTCAATTATCTTCG TACCAGGGTCAGGGAGTTTCAGCCAAACAAAGTTCCAAG GAACTAGGTTATGCTCAAACACCTGTAGGCATTGGTCCAGGGAATGATCCAACACGCTATCAGCAG CACATTCCGGTTTCTCAGGAGTGGATGTGGAAGAATAAGCCTTCAG GAACCTGA